The DNA window ACTGATCTGCTCAGACCAGAAAATAAATGATGACTGAAAAAAGGTGCGATAAAACCTGGCGGCAGTGACGACTCTGGCGATCGGATGGCAGCAGCGACGACTCAAACGAATGGCGGCGGCACGGGTGGATAGATAAAGGAAgaagggagagagaaagagaagaaagaagggggagagaaagagaaagaggggGAAGAATGGAGAGACAACGAGACGAAGGAAGCAGAATGCGGGATACGAGTTACGACGGATGAAGATTAGCGTGTTTATTTTAGAAAAcgtatttttattgttttctattttctaatgattttccttttGTGTGTTTTCTAAAACGTTCAACCAAACGCGTTTTTAATagtgttttctatttttcagcaattgaaaacagaaaacaattgaagaaaaacatgtaaacCAAACGCACTCTAAGCTTTCCAAAGGATCGATTGATGGAAAACTATGTGCGGCCAATATCAATATGTATTGTTGGGCATCAAGTGTGTTGCATATATATCAGTCTTTTTTCAGTTCTAGTagttttcaaggaaaaaaaattgtattaatcTGATGAATTTTGATATTGTAAATAAGCAATTGACTAAAAAGTTCAGTACTACAGGACAACCCACGAGTATATAACACGCATGGTTCTGGTTGTAATGTGTATATAGGTTTTGCTGTATTTTGTCCAAATTTTTGAGTATCTTTATCAAAATCTGTGTACTCTTACTCATCTTGGTATTCATCTTAAAAAGGTTTGAACTTTGCAgcttatttcaaaattttcttccttATTTTGAATATGAACCTACTCACCTCTTATTAGAACAAATATCAACTACTCTTCAATTAACTACGAGTTAGATAATATAAAAGATGTGTTGATATGCTTTTGGATAGCTCAGACTCTGATTATTATACTGACTGCTCCACCAAAGGTCCGACAATTACAATGATTTGCTTTTGAACATgtcaaataattttttgatgGTTTCTGTCTAcaatttttatatttcttttggTATGTATTTCGTTTCCTTAACTTTATTgttcaaatttcttttttcgATTTGTTTTAATGATTTATGTTGTTTGAATCTTTTTTTAGACTTTTGCAATCAGTTGCTTTGGCGAGCAAACACATATGCTAAGCAAACTTAGGGAAGCTTAAAACAAAGGCAACACCACTAAAAAGctgaaattttggaaaaaaactgTGAAGATTTTTGGTCTGTGAGGCTTTTATACAGCTCATATTACTATTGGTAGCCTTATGAGTGCTCGTCTTGCAGTTAGTTCCCCTTTCTATATAGGCTTTGGATATTAAGTAGATTTTACATGTGTActtttaatcaataattatcACATATGCCACATAAGACTGAGGGTAAAACGAGAGTTAGAGGGTATAACACATTGCTCTTTTTTAAATTACCATATCATCAGCTCATCAAATTGATATTATAAATCATTCTTCAATCTGTAATGCTTGATCAATTGTTGATGTATAATCTTTACCCTACAATAATGCAATATCCCGCAGCGTAGCGTGGGTTCATCGTTAGTACTTTATCAATCCTGAACTtcaatatttacatgtccactTGCTAATTTGGGCAGGTATACAGGTTCTTGCCATCTTGAGTGGAGCATGCCAACATGAAGTCATTTTGAGATGCTAGAATTAGGTAATGATTAATAGCTTTGGTATATCAAAAATAGAACATACATAGATAATTTCAATTCCTAACCATCAACAACGTATTTTCCTGGAAGAAAACATCTCATAGTATGCGAGAACACTATTAGGATGGATGACCTCTTGAGAAGACAGAATCGTGCGGGTCTGACTGATGCTCTGTTTCTCAAGTCTCATGCCATGGTAAACCTATATACTCTTTGTTATATTTTACGATCCACAATAGTGGGAGTTTGAAGCACTGTGAACCCAAGAAAGATTCAACAGTCAACTAACTAACTACCCCTGGTGTGTCTGAGTGTTCAGCACATGCTCTGAGCATGCTGCTGCGAGTCCAAGATATGAAGAGATTTGTGTGAAACAGATTTCAATCATGATTTTCATAACTGGTACTTAAATTGATTTGAAGGAATATCACATGAAtcatatcataaaaaaaaaaaaatcagatcagGGGAATGGAATTGGTTATCTATAAAGAGACAACAGGTATTCCCATCATAAGAATTGAAACTGAAACTAATTAGCAGGCATGGCCAGTCACTCAAATGCTTCAGATTCAAACTCAAACTCAAACCCTCCTCCACTCCCTAACATGCCTCCGCACGTCGCATTCACTCTATTTGATGCAGCTGGAGAAGAACATGAACTGATATTGCCATCAGGGTATCATTTTGTGCCGAAGGATGATGATCTGATTTTGTTCTACCTCCACAACAAGATCATTGATCAAAAAGATTACCTGACTGTCATGACAGAGATGGATCTGTATAATCATGACCCTGATCAAATCCCAAATggtaaattttcttcttcttgtttttttttttttcagcttcATCAGCGGTTCTGTTCAGTTTGCATTAATTGGCAAACTTCTTTATTTACCGTGGAACTAAAACCATATGCAGATGAGTTCAAGTATGGCCAAATGAACGATGAAGCATACTATTTCACAGAAATAGATGAAGAATACTTAACCAAGTCGTCACAAAGCCGAGCCACAAACAACGGTGTCTGGAAAAAGATCGAAGAGGACGAAGATATTGTTCACAATGATGAAGTGATTGGATTCAAGAAAATTCTGGCTTTTTATTGGAGAGGAAATGTTGAACCAACAGATTGGAGTATGCATGAGTATAGAGTCAATCCTGCATCGTCTCAGTTCGAATTGCTCGATGAAAATGCTAGGGAAAAGGTAGTGAGCACAACTATATTCTTCTATctgatttttttcaatttacttttttcatataattttgttttgggTTTCTGTTGCTGCAGATGAAAAGGTATGTATTATGCAAAATTAAGAAGGTGACTGATGAGCCCAATTGACTAAACAGCTTACATTTTAGAGCACTTGTCAAGTTATctatgttgttgttttcatttaaATCCCTATATAGGTCACCAAATTGTGTTTGATATGTACTAAAGACTAGTAGTTTACTTTGAATCATTCAAAGaaaattatcaaaacaatgGGTTTTCAGAAACATTTTAAGTGTTATACACAGACCCTAGAATTaaagaattcaaaaaattaattcCCTAAGCTATATTTTTTCAAGTGGATCGTACAATAATGATTGCGCTGGAAATTTTCTCAAATAATGATCACGGAACACGTTTTTAGGTTTTACGAGAGAGGTGAGAGTTTTTAGGTTTCTAGGGaattgtttttcaatttaattCATGTCATGTAAGCCGTTAAGTTGGAAATGCAATATAGACTTGGGATGGATTGGGCCACCAATGTGTTGGGCTCTTTAGTATTTTTCGTACTGTAGAACATGTTCACAATTGGTATCAACACGACATCAAGACTGGAACCTCACCCAACATGATGGACTCAATGGGTCAAGTCTAAGTCTCATTGGTCTCATTGTTCTGGGTCTTTATGGATTTGCTTATTAGTTTGGATGTTATCATCAACAACGCATTTTTCTGAAAAACAACGTTTTGTAGTAACTCCGAAGTTAAGCGTGCTTCTGCGAGAGCATTATTGGGATAGGTGACCTcctgaaaaaacaaaatcatgaggGCTCGATATATCCACGAAAACcaaacaacccaaaacggacaatattgttgatatgtatttgggctgaaaattctaatatcTACTATGAAAATTGGATAGGTAATCGCAATGACTTCGAGACAACAAATGTAGGAACAAATGATCACTAATGATAACAAATAACTTGTGACATTCTGATCATGTTTCTGCACAAAATTCGTCCATTACAATTCTCACAATCAAAGGTATCCTAACTACATGTGAAGCATTTTCCCAGAACAGATATCCAAATGAGTATCTTCCCTGAATTCTTAACTTGGACGAAAATGTTACCTTGAACTTCATCTCCTTTACCCTTGAATTGAAATGCAAAACAGATGGTTTAACTCTCACATAAGTACCAGCGGGGGCTTGAACACGAGCGGTGTAGACAGAATTTACGGGGCCAACATTGGTCACCGTTCTTGAAACAGTCAACTTTCCTTTCAGGTCAGGAATGGTGATAGAAGGCAGATTAAGACTTATGAGGAAATTGTTTGATTTACCACATGAAGTGCTAGTGTTAGTCATCAAGCGGCTGATGGCAGTGTCATTGTACCCCATTGAACAAAGAAACTGGATATAATCTGATGTTCCCATGTCATAAATGAGACCAGGATTTAGGGCTTTGTTAGGGTTAACTTGACCACCTCCATAGTCAAATGGATCAGCCACCTTGTGAGGAGCTCCCTCGGCCACGATAGTTTGGCCATATACATCCACCAGAGAAGCTGCACAAGAGACAGACAGATAGTCAGTCATGTAGGTTAGGCTTCTGAGCAAGCAAAATCCTGGCGCATTTTTTGCTTTTTACCTGTTGTGATTAGTGCAGATTTGATAGCTGCAGGGCTCCATGTTGGATGGATAGCTTTCAGAAGAGCTACAATGCCAGAAATATGGGGGCAAGCCATGGAGGTTCCCGACTCAATTTTGAAGTTGACTGGATCAGAAACGGAAGAAGCTGGGGACCATGATGCCAAGATATTCACACCGGGAGCAGCAATGTCAGGCTGCACGGCACATTCAAGTACGTTAATCATACATAGTGAAAACAATTTCCTCGCAAAACAGGATATCAGTACCTTAAGCACGGAGGGTGAAAGGGAACTTGGTCCTCGAGCAGAGAAGAATGCCACTTCAGGCGATATCTGTTGCCCAATGGTCGTCTTAGTCAAGCTAAACTTGACCATGGGATTACttcacaagaaagaaattgtTAGAAGTATGGACTactgattcaaaaaaaaaaaaaaagaaagagatcatGCTACTgctttttaaaacaattaattcaaAGGCCTGTGTACTTTTTACTTTTCAATGCCTACAAGCAGAAGCCTTAAAGATTGTTCCTTATTGCCCACCAATATGTTGCAGCTCTATATGTGATAAATCAGTGGGAACAAAGGTAATCTCATACCTGCTTGCATCCATATATGAGAGAAGATATGTTCCAATAGTAAAGTCCACATGTACACAAGGAATATACGAGGAGATGGTGACATCTTTACTTGGAAACTGTGCAAAGATGAGACCAGCACCTTGAACTCTTAGTACGGTCCTTATAGCAGTGGCAGCAGTCTTCTGTGACGGAGATTGGAAGCAGATAATTACTTTTCCTCTTGCTAAAGCAGCATTCAGGCTTCCCGAATCACAATTACTGTTAAAAGTATGCACTATCAAGCTACGCATCCTACATCAGAGGTGGGAATTCATAGGCATTTCATGTccaaaagaagagaaggaaaggtATTATACCTTGCAGCATCTTCGTCTTCCTCAGAAGCTGCAATGTCTTGACCATACACAATGGGGTAAAACTGATTCACATGTTTCCCTGTATAAAAAGCCTGACCCTGTTtgagaaattaaaatttatttctaGGTCTAAAATAATTTAATAGTCAGCAAGAGCCGGCTTAAACAAGCAGATATCAATTATGTAAGAGAGATCTACTTCACATCAGGGACACAGGAACATTACGAAGCCATTTATAAGCCACTGTAAATGCTTTCTTTAAAGTACATGTATACGTCATTGCAGACATAACATTTGCCaatggaagaagaagattggGAGGTACCTGAAGAGTTTGATTGTTCCCCAGCGTAATCACAGTAGGAAAAGCTCTATCTATGGTGCTTGCAGCAACAGTAACAATCCATGGAGCTGTATTTATTACAGTTTGACGATAAGGACCAGAATTTCCCGCAGAGCAGACCACAGATATCCCTTTCGCCACAGCATGGAATGAACCAATAGCTAATGGATCCTCAACATAAGCAGGAAGTGGAGGTGATGAGCCAAGAGAGGCTGAAAGCACATCCACGCCATCAAAGATTGCATCATCAAATGCAGCAAGGAGGTCTGCAGAGCTACAACCACCAGTAGCCCAGCAAACCTTGTAGATTGCTATCCAAGCAGATGGAGCACCACCTCTTGCCAATCCTTGGGCTAGTCCCATAAAGCTTGCATTTCCTATCAAAGCACCGGCTGCAGTAGATGCAGTGTGAGTCCCATGGCCTGCAGCATCCCGAGGAGATAAGTATTCGAAACCATCACTTGTATCTAACTTCCCAAATTCAGCTTCATATCCTTTGACATACCAACGAGCACCAATAATTTTTCTGCACAACACATCCAAGCACAAAGTGTTAAAATGGCATTTGAGTTCATCCAACATAAACCTCAAACAATGGCATCTTAATTGAGCTAATAAACTGAACaatcattaaattatttgaCCATCACCAAAAATGTATTCTTGAATTTTCTCCAATTTCAGAGGCTCTCCAGATAATGGATACCATTTCTCAATGTAATTAGAAGGAAATCCAGGCCTAGGCACATTacacccgagccactagttgGAGGGGTAAAGATAGTGTGTATTGCCCTGGTGACCAAGGTTTGAATTCCCCTCCCccgtttcaaaaagaaaaaaaaaatccatgcaCATTTCCTCTCAAGTAAGTGGAAGTGAAACAACCCGACACTGCTAACGTTATTGACAGATTCCAGAGTTCCTAATTTTTTCGAAGTAGCATGCAACGTAAAAATGGTGCAATTATACTGAAACTGAATGATACGCAAAGAAATATATAGAAAGATGCTAGCAAAATCAACCTATTACAATTGGATGTATTAAATTGTTCTCCTTTCTCGCATTTCCCTTTCCATCGACGTGGAATCTCTCCTATGCCCTCATCGTTGAAGCTTAGGGATTCAGGCCATACACCTGCACAGGAAAACCCAAGAACACGATCACGATAAACTCCTCAAACGCACAAGGAGGAGCAGCATTTCTATACCAACCAGTATCCAGGACGCCAATAATTGATCCAACACCCCAATGCCTCTTCCCGAGAATTCCATCAAGAAAATGAGGCTTCACTTGCAGAAAATCCCAACTTCTAGTCGTCTGCAAACTAAAAATTCTATTTGGAAGAACGCGGACAACTCCCGGGAGATCTGTCATGAATGAATCATTAAAAGAAATTTCAAGAGAGACTTGTGCAAACAACAATTCGTAGAATTGTACAGTTCACCAACATTATAACACCTGCAATAAGCTTGGCATGAGACTCTGTCAATACAGCAGCAAACCCAGAAAATCCATGCTTGTAATTGTACAGAATCGATTCCTCAGCAGCTTCTTTGCTGTAAAATTTAAATTGCAGCCCTCATGTGAAACACGCTTTTCCAAAATTAGGATTCCATATATTCAATAGCGTGAAATGTGATGTATGATATGGAGAATTAgcaccaaaaagaaaatcatatgaAACAGGAAGAGGGAAATTGACTCCAACACTGGGAAATTGGAAACGTAAGGTGATCATTCTTTATATAATGTGACGGTAAAGCAGAGAGAATCGTTACCTTCCAAGAATCTTGGAGAGAAGCTCATGGTGTGAGTCCTGAATCAGCTCGATTTCATCGTGGGGTGTCTCTCCCAAATACACAATATAAACCTGACCAAACCCACAAATCCACTCACCCAAATCATCTCAAACACGCAGAATCATTCATAAGAACAGAAATTGAGGGTACTCACATTGGTGGTAGCACTTACAAGAAGACACCCATACAGTAACACAGCAAAAACGAGAACAGAAACAATGGCTGAAGCCATGGGAGACAAATCCTTAAAGATACTTTTAggtgagtgagtgagtgagtaGAGTCAATGCcatctgtgtgtatatatatatatgtgtgtgtgtgtgtgtgaatgtGGGGACCACAATGCGTATCTGCTCCACCATGGCCATTGGCCACTAGAGTGTTTACATGTGACACTTTAGTGGGTGGAGTGATGCGCCATATTCAACATTTTCTTGTACCGAACTGTGTTTGCATTCTAGAGTAAGAGagagattgattttttttttcagtaggTGTGACTTGTGAGTGTCAGGGACAATGAAGAAACGAGAGATATTATATGGATTCTGATTTCTCGGTGTATTGGTCGATTGGAGTCTTGTCGTGGAGGGAGCAAGTTAAAGTGGGAGGGCAACCGTTGACTGGACTCACTTTAAACGGCAATTAAAAGAGAAGTGATAGCGGGGCCACTTGTTTGAATTTCCGTTGAAAGAATCTAGACTGAGTTGAGATGGGCCAAGCATTATAGGCGGAGAACATTAAGAGTCTCTATGAACGGTAATGCTAAATCACCCAACAAATTTTGTGTCCACACAATATCATACAACAATATATGTTTCcaatagcatatattgttgtttagCACCAAACGACAATTTTTCGGTTAGAATTCCTAAGCAATTTCGTGACAATAATATCATAGTacttctcaaattgttcaatatAGTACCATTTTAAGATAATATTGGTTCACATTTACTTTTATTTCCCATTCTACCCTTCCTTATTAATGATATTCCAATACTATCCCAGCCCCTTTTTCTTCTGCAATCTACGTCAACCCCTTCTTCTTCTGCAAATTCCCGCTCGTGGCTATTGCTAGGTCTTTGCCTTCGCCGTCGTGCCTTCGTCCTCCATGATTTCCGGTTtctctcataatttttttttaaaaaaagcagCAGGGACTATGTATGGCTTTCGAGTATGAGTATTCAATCAATCTTTGTGAACAATTGAATTTCTTTGAatcccaaacaaaaaattcGAAGTGCAAACTGGTTGCCTAGAACACATCATCTTCAAAGTGAGAACtatgttattttaattttaattttaattttattaattaaaatccttttattaatattataaattatttgttatttattttattattttatttcaatttgctacaagttaaaaataaaatacccCTACacataatttgtcacaataattttaacaccAATATACTATCAGTAAAAGTACAATCAAACCTCTACCAACATTTCATgaaccatatatgctaccattttTTACCAGCATATATTGTAGACAATATAtactacaatatatgctactgttaaaattgtctaccaaacggatCATTTATCCCAATTTCTCCCAATCCTACATGACATTCCACATCAGCAGTCACATCACTATTTTGTCTCTATATAACCACTCACATTCtctgtttcttctctttcttgtctttctctctcatttttctccctcccactctcacaAAACACCACCCACCATCACTGTAGCTCTTCCGTCCAGCCACCAATCGGAGCCTTCCACCCACAGAACAGAAGCGCCcgaccaccaccatcatttttCGACACTCCAAGCCACCCACCGTCGTCTGTATCGTTGAAAAAAAGCTCCCAAACGACAAGCTCATGATAGCACAAATCGCGTCGATCCGGCCACCTCTTATGACGTCTCTGACAACCGACTTCATATTTGGACTCCAGGCGTTGATACACACCTTACCCATCCATTTTCCAACCAGATAGCTACCGAATTCCGATGACATGAGCAAATTGCATTGTTTCAAAATTAATGTAATTTGTCGATCCGGGCATTCAGCCACCtccaacaacaatgtaattttgttctcttttttttttgcatatttggaagttacattgttttgaaaacaatgtaacac is part of the Tripterygium wilfordii isolate XIE 37 chromosome 7, ASM1340144v1, whole genome shotgun sequence genome and encodes:
- the LOC120001703 gene encoding subtilisin-like protease SBT3.9 isoform X2, which produces MASAIVSVLVFAVLLYGCLLVSATTNVYIVYLGETPHDEIELIQDSHHELLSKILGSKEAAEESILYNYKHGFSGFAAVLTESHAKLIADLPGVVRVLPNRIFSLQTTRSWDFLQVKPHFLDGILGKRHWGVGSIIGVLDTGVWPESLSFNDEGIGEIPRRWKGKCEKGEQFNTSNCNRKIIGARWYVKGYEAEFGKLDTSDGFEYLSPRDAAGHGTHTASTAAGALIGNASFMGLAQGLARGGAPSAWIAIYKVCWATGGCSSADLLAAFDDAIFDGVDVLSASLGSSPPLPAYVEDPLAIGSFHAVAKGISVVCSAGNSGPYRQTVINTAPWIVTVAASTIDRAFPTVITLGNNQTLQAFYTGKHVNQFYPIVYGQDIAASEEDEDAASNCDSGSLNAALARGKVIICFQSPSQKTAATAIRTVLRVQGAGLIFAQFPSKDVTISSYIPCVHVDFTIGTYLLSYMDASSNPMVKFSLTKTTIGQQISPEVAFFSARGPSSLSPSVLKPDIAAPGVNILASWSPASSVSDPVNFKIESGTSMACPHISGIVALLKAIHPTWSPAAIKSALITTASLVDVYGQTIVAEGAPHKVADPFDYGGGQVNPNKALNPGLIYDMGTSDYIQFLCSMGYNDTAISRLMTNTSTSCGKSNNFLISLNLPSITIPDLKGKLTVSRTVTNVGPVNSVYTARVQAPAGTYVRVKPSVLHFNSRVKEMKFKVTFSSKLRIQGRYSFGYLFWENASHVVRIPLIVRIVMDEFCAET
- the LOC120002549 gene encoding NAC domain-containing protein 2-like: MDDLLRRQNRAGLTDALFLNTCSEHAAASPRYEEICVKQISIMIFITGMASHSNASDSNSNSNPPPLPNMPPHVAFTLFDAAGEEHELILPSGYHFVPKDDDLILFYLHNKIIDQKDYLTVMTEMDLYNHDPDQIPNDEFKYGQMNDEAYYFTEIDEEYLTKSSQSRATNNGVWKKIEEDEDIVHNDEVIGFKKILAFYWRGNVEPTDWSMHEYRVNPASSQFELLDENAREKMKRYVLCKIKKVTDEPN
- the LOC120001703 gene encoding subtilisin-like protease SBT3.9 isoform X1: MASAIVSVLVFAVLLYGCLLVSATTNVYIVYLGETPHDEIELIQDSHHELLSKILGSKEAAEESILYNYKHGFSGFAAVLTESHAKLIADLPGVVRVLPNRIFSLQTTRSWDFLQVKPHFLDGILGKRHWGVGSIIGVLDTGVWPESLSFNDEGIGEIPRRWKGKCEKGEQFNTSNCNRKIIGARWYVKGYEAEFGKLDTSDGFEYLSPRDAAGHGTHTASTAAGALIGNASFMGLAQGLARGGAPSAWIAIYKVCWATGGCSSADLLAAFDDAIFDGVDVLSASLGSSPPLPAYVEDPLAIGSFHAVAKGISVVCSAGNSGPYRQTVINTAPWIVTVAASTIDRAFPTVITLGNNQTLQGQAFYTGKHVNQFYPIVYGQDIAASEEDEDAASNCDSGSLNAALARGKVIICFQSPSQKTAATAIRTVLRVQGAGLIFAQFPSKDVTISSYIPCVHVDFTIGTYLLSYMDASSNPMVKFSLTKTTIGQQISPEVAFFSARGPSSLSPSVLKPDIAAPGVNILASWSPASSVSDPVNFKIESGTSMACPHISGIVALLKAIHPTWSPAAIKSALITTASLVDVYGQTIVAEGAPHKVADPFDYGGGQVNPNKALNPGLIYDMGTSDYIQFLCSMGYNDTAISRLMTNTSTSCGKSNNFLISLNLPSITIPDLKGKLTVSRTVTNVGPVNSVYTARVQAPAGTYVRVKPSVLHFNSRVKEMKFKVTFSSKLRIQGRYSFGYLFWENASHVVRIPLIVRIVMDEFCAET